One genomic region from Amycolatopsis sp. FBCC-B4732 encodes:
- a CDS encoding AAA family ATPase, with the protein MLGSLLILTGPPGAGKSTVARLVTVDAPRATVYLHTDSFYVWIRTGFVAPYLPEAARQNEVVLAVIAEAACGYARGGYDVVLDGVVGPWALEPFRDVAKRGGLDLFYVVLRPDLEATLARGTARSAPELTDVEPLTGMHGAFAALGELERNVMDTTDQTIEETAEAVRQRARSAAFRL; encoded by the coding sequence ATGCTTGGTTCGCTGCTGATCCTCACCGGGCCGCCCGGTGCCGGGAAGTCGACCGTTGCCCGGCTCGTCACCGTGGACGCGCCGCGGGCCACCGTGTACCTGCACACCGACAGCTTCTACGTCTGGATCCGGACCGGGTTCGTGGCGCCGTACCTGCCCGAGGCCGCGCGGCAGAACGAGGTCGTGCTCGCGGTGATCGCCGAGGCCGCCTGCGGGTACGCGCGCGGTGGCTACGACGTCGTTCTGGACGGCGTCGTCGGGCCGTGGGCGCTGGAGCCGTTCCGCGACGTCGCGAAGCGGGGCGGTCTGGACCTCTTCTACGTCGTCCTGCGGCCGGACCTCGAGGCCACCCTCGCGCGCGGGACCGCCCGGAGTGCGCCGGAACTCACCGACGTCGAGCCGCTCACCGGCATGCACGGGGCGTTCGCCGCGCTGGGTGAGCTCGAACGGAACGTCATGGACACGACCGACCAGACGATCGAAGAAACCGCCGAGGCGGTGCGGCAACGCGCCCGCTCGGCGGCCTTCAGGTTGTGA
- a CDS encoding DinB family protein produces the protein MTEHSTPVAAPARLTGPREDPTPIADERQALTESLDYYRRTFELKCAGLDPGRLAERSVSPSTLTLHGLLRHLTGVERWWFRIQFAGEDLPNLYYSDDAPEQDFTSLDGDVDEAFSLWHAECARSREIVAASSMEQTGVRRSTGEPFALRWLMLRMIGEYARHCGQADLVRERIDGVTGE, from the coding sequence ATGACCGAACACAGCACTCCGGTCGCGGCCCCGGCCCGCTTGACCGGGCCCCGCGAAGACCCGACACCGATCGCCGACGAGCGGCAGGCGCTCACCGAGAGCCTCGACTACTACCGGCGCACATTCGAACTCAAGTGCGCCGGTCTGGACCCCGGCCGCCTGGCCGAGCGCTCGGTGTCGCCGTCGACGCTGACCCTGCACGGGCTGTTGCGGCACCTCACGGGTGTCGAACGCTGGTGGTTCCGGATCCAGTTCGCCGGTGAGGACCTGCCGAACCTGTACTACTCCGACGACGCCCCGGAGCAGGACTTCACCTCGCTCGACGGGGACGTGGACGAGGCCTTTTCCTTGTGGCACGCGGAATGCGCGCGCTCCCGGGAGATCGTCGCGGCAAGCTCGATGGAGCAGACCGGCGTCCGGCGCAGCACGGGCGAACCGTTCGCTCTGCGCTGGTTGATGCTGCGCATGATCGGCGAGTACGCACGGCACTGCGGCCAGGCCGACCTGGTCCGCGAGCGGATCGACGGCGTGACGGGCGAGTAG
- a CDS encoding TMEM175 family protein, with the protein MSSVPSTEDTADAADVEPRGFAAERLTFFSDAVVAIAITLLALELPLPEGATSAELLRSLGHHQSEYISFLISFVVIGGHWRAHHRLFDHVTTLDGGLIRLSFGWLLTQVIMPFATKVIAEDGGFEFRFVFYALVQVVALTLFLLMARRIQGSHHYRADTPPELFGKVYRGIGTMAAAFVVSIPVAFFTHWAYACWIVVPFVVNLLFRLRHRAG; encoded by the coding sequence ATGAGCAGCGTTCCGTCCACGGAGGACACCGCCGACGCCGCCGACGTCGAACCCCGGGGTTTCGCCGCCGAGCGGCTGACCTTCTTCTCGGACGCCGTCGTAGCCATCGCGATCACGCTGCTCGCGCTCGAGCTGCCGCTGCCGGAGGGCGCCACCAGCGCCGAACTGCTGCGTTCACTCGGCCATCACCAGTCCGAATACATCTCCTTCCTGATCAGTTTCGTCGTGATCGGCGGCCACTGGCGCGCCCATCACCGGCTGTTCGACCACGTCACCACCCTCGACGGCGGCCTCATCCGGCTCAGCTTCGGCTGGCTGCTGACGCAGGTGATCATGCCGTTCGCCACGAAGGTGATCGCCGAAGACGGCGGGTTCGAATTCCGCTTCGTCTTCTACGCGCTCGTGCAGGTCGTCGCGCTGACGCTGTTCCTCCTCATGGCCCGGCGCATCCAGGGCAGCCACCACTACCGCGCGGACACCCCGCCTGAGCTCTTCGGCAAGGTCTACCGCGGGATCGGCACGATGGCCGCCGCCTTCGTCGTCTCGATCCCGGTCGCCTTCTTCACGCACTGGGCCTATGCCTGCTGGATCGTCGTCCCGTTCGTGGTCAACCTCCTCTTCCGCCTGCGCCACCGCGCCGGCTGA
- a CDS encoding lyase family protein: protein MSVDPDSGLLSPVRAGTPAEASTGDEAWLRAMLDAEAALARAQARLGTVPPEAADAITAAAGGARIDVVELARESRATANPVVGLVKALTSAVGGSAAEYVHRGSTSQDIFDTAMMLVADRTLRPLAADLDATAEALAELARTHRDTTMAGRTLTAHAVPTTFGLKAAGWRQLVLDAAARIRRLLDGGLPVSLGGAAGTLAAYVEYARLAEGTGKGQAGRRGAGGGGGGPEADTSTAADGGAVSAGAGAGAGAGAGAGNDGTASEGAGGEGAGGEDEADTRTHDGDSAAVDTAAVDGTTHPNAASDDAANTSAAGDTARDPARVDEGYAERLVAAFAEETGLAAPVLPWHSLRTPVADLAAALAFTAGALGKLAVDVATLTRTELGEVVEPAAGGRGGSSAMPHKRNPVLATLIRSAALQVPVLAAGVTQSMLAEDERSAGVWHAEWQLVRECLRLTGGAAHTAVELARGLAAQPERMRANLASTHGLIVSERLSAVLAPLLGKAKAKELLGAASRQAVEQDRPLRDVLDELPAVTGVLTPAALDELLDPAGYTGAAGVLVDRALERA, encoded by the coding sequence ATGAGCGTCGACCCCGATTCCGGACTGCTGTCCCCGGTACGGGCCGGTACGCCGGCCGAAGCGTCGACCGGTGACGAGGCTTGGCTGCGCGCGATGCTCGACGCGGAGGCAGCGCTGGCGAGAGCGCAAGCGCGGCTCGGGACGGTACCGCCCGAAGCCGCGGACGCGATCACGGCGGCCGCCGGCGGCGCACGGATCGACGTCGTCGAGCTGGCGCGGGAGTCGCGGGCGACCGCGAACCCGGTCGTCGGCCTGGTGAAGGCGCTGACGTCGGCGGTCGGCGGGAGCGCGGCCGAGTACGTGCACCGCGGCTCGACGAGCCAGGACATCTTCGATACCGCGATGATGCTGGTCGCCGACCGGACGCTGCGGCCGCTCGCGGCCGATCTCGACGCCACCGCCGAGGCACTGGCCGAGCTGGCGCGCACGCACCGGGACACGACCATGGCCGGGCGCACGCTGACGGCGCACGCGGTGCCGACGACGTTCGGCCTCAAGGCCGCGGGCTGGCGGCAGCTGGTGCTGGACGCGGCCGCGCGGATCCGCCGCCTGCTCGATGGCGGACTGCCGGTCTCACTCGGCGGGGCAGCGGGGACGCTGGCGGCGTACGTGGAGTACGCCCGCCTGGCCGAGGGCACGGGGAAGGGGCAAGCGGGACGGCGTGGGGCGGGGGGCGGGGGCGGGGGCCCGGAAGCCGACACCAGCACCGCCGCCGACGGCGGCGCGGTCAGCGCGGGCGCGGGCGCGGGCGCGGGCGCGGGCGCGGGCGCGGGTAACGACGGTACGGCTAGCGAAGGTGCAGGCGGCGAAGGCGCGGGCGGCGAAGACGAGGCCGACACCAGGACCCACGACGGCGACAGCGCGGCCGTCGACACCGCGGCTGTCGACGGCACGACGCACCCCAACGCGGCTAGCGACGACGCGGCCAACACCAGCGCGGCCGGCGACACCGCGCGCGACCCGGCGCGGGTCGACGAGGGTTACGCCGAGCGGCTCGTCGCAGCCTTCGCCGAGGAGACCGGGCTGGCCGCGCCCGTGCTGCCGTGGCACTCGCTGCGGACGCCCGTCGCCGACCTCGCCGCCGCGCTCGCGTTCACCGCGGGTGCGCTGGGGAAGCTGGCCGTCGACGTTGCGACGCTGACGCGGACCGAGCTGGGTGAAGTCGTCGAACCGGCCGCCGGTGGGCGGGGTGGGTCGTCGGCGATGCCGCACAAGCGGAACCCCGTGCTCGCGACGCTGATCCGTTCCGCCGCGCTGCAGGTGCCGGTGCTGGCCGCCGGGGTCACGCAGTCGATGCTGGCCGAAGATGAACGGTCGGCTGGGGTGTGGCACGCCGAGTGGCAGCTCGTCCGGGAATGCCTGCGGCTGACCGGTGGAGCCGCGCACACCGCCGTCGAGCTGGCGCGGGGGCTCGCGGCTCAGCCCGAGCGGATGCGGGCGAACCTGGCGTCGACGCACGGGCTGATCGTCTCCGAACGGCTGTCCGCCGTGCTCGCGCCGCTGCTCGGGAAGGCGAAGGCCAAGGAACTGCTGGGTGCGGCGTCGCGACAAGCAGTGGAGCAGGACCGGCCGCTGCGGGATGTGCTGGACGAGCTGCCCGCCGTCACCGGGGTGCTGACCCCGGCCGCGCTGGACGAGCTGCTCGATCCCGCCGGGTACACCGGGGCCGCGGGTGTGCTGGTCGACCGCGCGCTCGAGAGGGCGTAG
- a CDS encoding SCO0930 family lipoprotein produces the protein MLRTRIAVSVAAAAAGLAVLTACSGAETAQPVIAPAAAGGTGGGQIANGQVGNAAPASNESKLVVADVASVGQVLTDQNGMTLYRFDKDTAKPPKSNCDGDCAKAWPPLLATGDVQVQGVDKNLVGKVTRSDGTEQITVGGWALYRYAKDTKAGDATGQGVGGAWYASNAKGGKAGQAAAEAGVVKLSASKIDGLGDAIVDQNGMTLYLFTKDTKKAKTSACNGDCAKTWPAVLSNNGKVELQGIDSKLLGSIKRADGTEQVTIGGWPVYTFSKDLKPGDANGMGVNGTWFVIEPNGCKVGTTPSSTANQAPADSGAGSSNSGAGGTTY, from the coding sequence ATGCTTCGCACGCGCATCGCCGTCTCCGTCGCCGCTGCGGCAGCCGGGCTGGCAGTGCTCACCGCTTGCTCGGGTGCCGAAACTGCTCAGCCGGTCATCGCCCCCGCGGCGGCGGGCGGCACCGGTGGCGGCCAGATCGCCAACGGCCAGGTGGGCAACGCAGCTCCGGCGTCGAACGAATCGAAACTCGTCGTCGCGGACGTCGCGAGCGTCGGACAGGTGCTCACCGACCAGAACGGCATGACGCTCTACCGGTTCGACAAGGACACGGCGAAGCCGCCGAAGTCCAATTGCGACGGTGACTGCGCCAAGGCTTGGCCGCCGCTGCTGGCGACCGGGGACGTTCAGGTGCAGGGGGTCGACAAGAACCTCGTCGGGAAGGTGACGCGGTCCGACGGGACCGAGCAGATCACCGTCGGCGGGTGGGCGCTCTACCGCTACGCCAAGGACACCAAGGCCGGTGACGCGACCGGGCAGGGTGTCGGTGGCGCCTGGTACGCCTCGAACGCCAAGGGCGGGAAGGCCGGGCAGGCCGCGGCCGAAGCCGGCGTCGTCAAGCTCAGCGCGAGCAAGATCGACGGGCTCGGGGACGCGATCGTCGACCAGAACGGGATGACGCTCTACCTGTTCACGAAGGACACCAAGAAGGCCAAGACGTCCGCCTGCAACGGCGACTGCGCCAAGACGTGGCCCGCGGTCCTCTCGAACAACGGCAAGGTCGAACTGCAGGGCATCGACTCGAAGCTGCTCGGCAGCATCAAGCGCGCGGACGGCACCGAGCAGGTCACCATCGGCGGCTGGCCCGTCTACACCTTCTCGAAGGACCTGAAGCCGGGCGACGCGAACGGCATGGGCGTCAACGGCACCTGGTTCGTCATCGAGCCCAACGGCTGCAAGGTCGGCACCACCCCCAGCTCCACCGCCAACCAGGCTCCGGCTGACAGTGGCGCTGGGAGCAGCAACTCCGGCGCCGGTGGCACCACCTACTGA
- a CDS encoding DUF4383 domain-containing protein, which produces MTHAKGARIRVRGLQPAQVLAGLAGIAFLVVGIIGLTRTGFGNFAGHHDAGFWRFSANPLMSLVRIGTGVVGLLLAFGSGRARTFGWLLFIGYGLLFVWGLMIDGLISNNPFATAGNPMDMGPADTWLHLGVAALGLLIAVLPARRAILLPEDETVEEPAITEQHTEVIDRDRIDRDRTDRNDDVAAQPRRRSFLRRHHDERGPEVAREERPPGLAH; this is translated from the coding sequence ATGACTCACGCGAAAGGCGCACGCATCCGGGTTCGCGGCCTGCAGCCGGCGCAGGTGCTGGCCGGACTGGCCGGGATCGCGTTCCTCGTCGTCGGCATCATCGGATTGACCAGGACGGGCTTCGGCAACTTCGCCGGCCACCACGACGCGGGGTTCTGGCGGTTTTCCGCCAACCCGCTCATGAGCCTGGTCCGCATCGGGACCGGCGTGGTCGGTCTGCTGCTGGCGTTCGGTTCGGGCCGCGCCCGCACGTTCGGCTGGCTGCTGTTCATCGGTTACGGCCTGCTGTTCGTCTGGGGCCTGATGATCGACGGTCTCATCTCGAACAACCCCTTCGCCACCGCCGGCAACCCGATGGACATGGGTCCCGCCGACACGTGGCTGCACCTCGGCGTCGCGGCGCTCGGCCTGCTGATCGCCGTCCTCCCGGCCCGCCGCGCCATCCTCCTGCCCGAGGACGAGACGGTCGAAGAGCCGGCGATCACCGAGCAGCACACCGAAGTCATCGACCGCGACCGCATCGACCGCGACCGCACGGACCGCAACGACGACGTCGCCGCCCAGCCGCGTCGCCGCTCGTTCCTGCGCCGCCACCACGACGAGCGAGGCCCGGAGGTCGCTCGCGAAGAGCGTCCGCCGGGCCTCGCCCACTAG
- a CDS encoding esterase family protein, which yields MSFSSIRLDSPVNMIVVVVLTLLAIIAVPWFWDRWKRKRLWRSATILLAVVLLVVTTGMAGNMIGGFFPTVGSLIGTGVYSGQGTDAEAAQNGEDLEKLRDTGVAHAREGKGTVVHMKVTGRRTKLTRDVTVYLPPQYFDAAYKELRFPAIEWIPNYPSGPEVFAVYGMPQQLDAAIARKALPPTVVIVPDPTGVPKVGHDTECVDEVNGTANDTYLTADLRDWALQKLGVSPNRQGWTIAGWSSGGYCAMNLVTRHPQWYGQAVSVSGYDKAQIDAETEDLFHGRQDINDANNVRVNVRLHPSPVQILAISGDKENYESYAIDQIRAAARPPLQFTSWRVRDAGHNMNTFKSQIPDVLAWIGAHTTSPAPAGRQADTTGGVLPWPLPKSGAHGALADTDQ from the coding sequence ATGAGCTTCAGCAGCATCCGGCTGGATTCGCCGGTCAACATGATCGTGGTGGTCGTGCTGACGCTGCTCGCGATCATCGCGGTCCCGTGGTTCTGGGACCGCTGGAAGCGCAAGCGCCTGTGGCGCAGCGCCACGATCCTGCTCGCCGTCGTCCTGCTGGTCGTGACCACCGGCATGGCGGGCAACATGATCGGCGGCTTCTTCCCGACGGTCGGCTCCCTGATCGGCACCGGCGTGTACTCCGGCCAGGGCACCGACGCCGAAGCGGCGCAGAACGGCGAGGACCTCGAGAAGCTGCGCGACACGGGGGTGGCGCACGCGCGCGAGGGCAAGGGCACGGTCGTCCACATGAAGGTGACCGGCCGCCGCACCAAGCTGACCCGCGACGTCACGGTGTACCTGCCCCCGCAGTACTTCGACGCGGCCTACAAGGAACTCCGCTTCCCGGCGATCGAGTGGATCCCGAACTACCCGTCCGGCCCCGAGGTCTTCGCCGTCTACGGCATGCCCCAGCAACTCGACGCGGCGATCGCGCGCAAGGCCCTGCCGCCGACCGTGGTGATCGTCCCCGACCCGACGGGCGTCCCGAAGGTCGGCCACGACACCGAATGCGTCGACGAGGTCAACGGAACGGCCAACGACACGTACCTGACGGCCGACCTGCGCGACTGGGCCCTGCAGAAGCTGGGCGTCTCCCCGAACCGCCAGGGCTGGACGATCGCGGGCTGGTCGTCGGGCGGCTACTGCGCGATGAACCTGGTGACCCGCCACCCGCAGTGGTACGGCCAGGCGGTCAGCGTCAGCGGCTACGACAAGGCCCAGATCGACGCCGAGACCGAAGACCTGTTCCACGGCCGCCAGGACATCAACGACGCCAACAACGTCCGGGTCAACGTCCGCCTCCACCCGTCCCCGGTCCAGATCCTGGCGATCTCGGGCGACAAGGAGAACTACGAGAGCTACGCGATCGACCAGATCCGCGCCGCGGCCCGGCCCCCGCTGCAGTTCACGTCGTGGCGCGTCCGGGACGCGGGCCACAACATGAACACCTTCAAGTCCCAGATCCCGGACGTCCTGGCTTGGATCGGTGCCCACACGACGAGTCCGGCCCCGGCGGGTCGTCAGGCGGACACGACGGGCGGAGTCCTCCCGTGGCCGCTGCCGAAGTCCGGAGCGCACGGGGCGCTCGCGGACACGGACCAGTAG
- a CDS encoding alpha/beta hydrolase: protein MTANPHNLALEPAAQAFAEATDQPPYLFQLPPAEGRKAVDGVQDGDIAMAPASIEVLQVPGGPTGEVETRIVRPAGVEGPLPVIVYIHGAGWVFGDFHTHERLVRELAAGVGAAVVFPEYDRSPEARYPVAIEQSYAVAKWVAEHGASQGLDTSRIAIAGDSVGGNMTAALTILAKQRGDVTFKQQVLFYPVTDANFDTGSYLEFAEGYFLGREGMKWFWDQYTTDPAQRAEITASPLRASLEELAGLPPALVITGEADVLRDEGEAYAAKLRQAGVPVTAVRYQGIIHDFVMVNALRETHAAEAAITQAVTVLTRALGK from the coding sequence ATGACCGCCAACCCGCACAACCTGGCGCTCGAACCGGCCGCGCAGGCGTTCGCCGAGGCCACCGACCAGCCGCCGTACCTGTTCCAGCTGCCCCCGGCGGAGGGGCGCAAGGCCGTCGACGGCGTCCAGGACGGCGACATCGCCATGGCACCCGCGTCGATCGAGGTCCTGCAGGTGCCGGGTGGCCCGACCGGCGAGGTCGAGACCCGGATCGTCCGCCCGGCGGGGGTCGAGGGACCGCTGCCGGTGATCGTCTACATCCACGGCGCCGGCTGGGTGTTCGGCGACTTCCACACCCACGAGCGCCTGGTGCGCGAGCTCGCGGCCGGCGTCGGTGCCGCCGTCGTCTTCCCCGAGTACGACCGCTCGCCGGAGGCGCGCTACCCGGTCGCCATCGAACAGAGCTACGCCGTGGCGAAGTGGGTCGCCGAGCACGGTGCTTCGCAGGGGCTGGACACCTCGCGCATCGCGATCGCGGGCGACTCCGTCGGCGGCAACATGACGGCGGCGCTGACGATCCTGGCCAAGCAGCGCGGCGACGTGACCTTCAAGCAGCAGGTGCTCTTCTACCCGGTCACCGACGCGAACTTCGACACCGGGTCGTACCTGGAGTTCGCCGAGGGCTACTTCCTCGGCCGCGAAGGCATGAAGTGGTTCTGGGACCAGTACACGACCGACCCCGCCCAGCGCGCGGAGATCACCGCGTCCCCGCTGCGCGCGTCGCTCGAGGAGCTCGCCGGCCTGCCCCCGGCTCTCGTGATCACCGGCGAGGCCGACGTCCTGCGCGACGAAGGCGAGGCGTACGCCGCGAAGCTGCGTCAGGCCGGCGTGCCCGTCACGGCCGTCCGGTACCAGGGGATCATCCACGACTTCGTGATGGTCAACGCGCTGCGCGAGACCCACGCCGCCGAGGCGGCGATCACCCAGGCCGTCACCGTCCTGACCCGGGCTTTGGGGAAATAA
- a CDS encoding MarR family winged helix-turn-helix transcriptional regulator, with translation MASLRLDDQLCFGLYSASRAVTSLYRVVLEDLDLTYPQYLVMLALWETDHRLVKELGAELNLDSGTLSPLLKRLQTAGLVSRNRQADDERSVRVSLSETGKALREKAQGIPDVIGTAMSLDDAGVARLRAELDRLTESVNAYREARAPA, from the coding sequence ATGGCATCGCTGCGGCTGGACGATCAGCTCTGCTTCGGGCTGTATTCGGCGTCGCGCGCGGTGACGTCGCTGTACCGGGTCGTCCTGGAAGACCTCGACCTGACCTACCCCCAGTACCTGGTCATGCTGGCGCTCTGGGAGACCGACCACCGCCTGGTGAAGGAGCTCGGTGCCGAGCTCAACCTCGACTCGGGCACGCTCTCGCCGCTGCTCAAGCGGCTGCAGACCGCGGGGCTGGTGAGCCGGAACCGGCAGGCCGACGACGAGCGGTCGGTCCGCGTCAGCCTGAGCGAAACCGGGAAGGCGCTGCGCGAGAAGGCGCAGGGCATCCCCGACGTGATCGGCACGGCGATGAGCCTGGACGACGCCGGGGTGGCCCGGCTGCGCGCCGAGCTCGACCGCCTGACAGAGTCGGTGAACGCCTATCGGGAGGCTCGGGCACCGGCATGA
- a CDS encoding SAM-dependent methyltransferase — translation MINHDDALKAVESSLDRPSAARIYDYFIGGDTHYAIDRDFAEKVRARLPLMGDYCLTSRQFLGRAVRQCVHEGIRQFVDIGSGLPTAGNVHEVADDEREELDTRVLYIDNEPIALAHSTLLLADTADPERHHAIAADFLQPEDLWDRVTASDVIDVREPMALVINAVMHFVKDEQNPDYLLDFYRDRLPSGSLLVLSQMTNENPVNDDERQALIDLLEYYETTTNPGFLRPMAEFERFFGGWPMLEPGLVYAPAWHPDERTVFAASPSESRVIGGVARKP, via the coding sequence ATGATCAACCACGATGACGCGCTGAAGGCCGTCGAAAGCAGCCTGGACCGCCCCTCGGCGGCCCGGATCTACGACTACTTCATCGGCGGCGACACGCACTACGCGATCGACCGCGACTTCGCCGAGAAGGTCCGCGCCCGGCTGCCGCTCATGGGCGACTACTGCCTGACGAGCCGGCAGTTCCTCGGCCGCGCGGTCCGCCAGTGCGTCCACGAGGGCATCCGGCAGTTCGTCGACATCGGCTCCGGCCTGCCGACCGCGGGCAACGTGCACGAGGTCGCCGACGATGAGCGCGAAGAACTCGACACGCGCGTGCTCTACATCGACAACGAGCCGATCGCGCTCGCGCACTCGACGCTGCTGCTCGCCGACACCGCCGACCCCGAGCGCCACCACGCCATCGCCGCGGACTTCCTGCAGCCGGAAGACCTCTGGGACCGGGTGACCGCGTCCGACGTCATCGACGTGCGGGAGCCGATGGCGCTGGTGATCAACGCCGTCATGCACTTCGTCAAGGACGAGCAGAACCCGGACTACCTGCTGGACTTCTACCGCGACCGGCTGCCGTCCGGTTCGCTGCTGGTGCTGTCGCAGATGACCAACGAGAACCCGGTCAACGACGACGAGCGGCAGGCGCTGATCGACCTGCTCGAGTACTACGAGACCACGACGAACCCCGGTTTCCTGCGGCCGATGGCCGAGTTCGAACGCTTCTTCGGCGGCTGGCCGATGCTCGAACCGGGGCTCGTCTACGCGCCGGCGTGGCACCCCGACGAGCGGACCGTGTTCGCCGCCTCGCCGTCGGAATCCCGCGTGATCGGCGGCGTCGCCCGCAAGCCTTAG
- a CDS encoding patatin family protein, producing MERVHPVLELISERLATGSVPGERTDGRRLALAVEGGSSRGTYSSGMALALDELGAVPVFDAVYGSSAGALNGAWLLSGCSSTGVRTWWNPVVMRRIINPLHTLRGRAVIDLEYLVHQVYSVLEPMDFPAILANPVTFHPLATDADTGESTDLHPFLDDVDAIKVSLAASSCMPVLAGPPIPMAGRRFVDAGVAEPIPYRTALAQDATDVLVLRTRRADELPLPPPRAYDVVVPRFLRRQAPGAIPAWRDTYRRDVEDEEVLASDPRILSIRPPVGAPDVATLERDPEVLRKAVELGKSAVLDVLESLREAS from the coding sequence ATGGAGAGAGTGCACCCGGTACTCGAACTGATCTCCGAACGGCTGGCGACGGGCAGCGTCCCGGGCGAACGCACCGACGGCAGGCGCCTCGCGCTCGCCGTCGAAGGCGGCAGCAGCCGCGGGACGTACTCCAGCGGCATGGCTCTGGCGCTCGACGAACTCGGCGCCGTCCCGGTGTTCGACGCCGTCTACGGCTCGTCGGCCGGCGCGCTGAACGGCGCCTGGCTGCTCAGCGGCTGCTCGTCGACGGGCGTGCGGACCTGGTGGAACCCGGTCGTCATGCGCCGGATCATCAACCCGCTGCACACCCTGCGCGGCCGCGCGGTGATCGACCTCGAATACCTCGTCCACCAGGTCTATTCGGTGCTGGAGCCGATGGACTTCCCGGCGATCCTGGCCAACCCGGTGACGTTCCACCCGCTCGCCACCGACGCCGACACGGGGGAGTCGACCGACCTGCACCCCTTCCTCGACGACGTCGACGCGATCAAGGTCTCGCTCGCGGCGTCGTCGTGCATGCCGGTGCTGGCCGGGCCGCCGATCCCGATGGCCGGCCGCCGGTTCGTCGACGCGGGTGTCGCCGAGCCGATCCCGTACCGGACGGCGCTGGCCCAGGACGCGACCGACGTCCTCGTGCTGCGCACCCGCCGTGCCGACGAACTGCCGCTGCCGCCGCCCCGCGCGTACGACGTCGTGGTGCCGCGGTTCCTGCGCCGCCAGGCCCCGGGCGCGATCCCGGCGTGGCGCGACACCTACCGCCGGGACGTCGAGGACGAAGAAGTCCTGGCGTCCGATCCGCGCATCCTGAGCATCCGGCCGCCGGTGGGGGCCCCGGACGTGGCCACGCTGGAGCGGGACCCCGAGGTGCTGCGCAAGGCCGTCGAGCTGGGCAAGAGCGCGGTCCTCGACGTGCTGGAAAGCTTGCGCGAAGCTTCCTAA
- a CDS encoding PadR family transcriptional regulator, whose product MALEHAILVSLSERAGSGYELTRRFEKSIGLFWSATHQQIYRVLKRMEEAGWVAVDVVAQSGRPDKKVYTVGDGGRAELVRWLAEPDPAAGPVELAVKIRGATFGDPAKVAEEIVRHRASHAERLDVYRQIEKRDFPSPAGLQGQHLHQYLVLRGGIRVEEGQVEWFDEVLAALHHPKDA is encoded by the coding sequence ATGGCACTGGAGCACGCGATCCTCGTCTCGCTGTCCGAGCGCGCCGGCTCGGGCTACGAGCTCACGCGCCGCTTCGAGAAGTCGATCGGGCTCTTCTGGAGCGCCACCCACCAGCAGATCTACCGCGTGCTGAAGCGGATGGAAGAGGCCGGCTGGGTGGCCGTCGACGTCGTCGCGCAGTCGGGACGGCCGGACAAGAAGGTCTACACGGTCGGCGACGGCGGGCGCGCCGAACTCGTCCGCTGGCTGGCCGAGCCCGACCCGGCGGCCGGGCCCGTGGAACTCGCCGTGAAGATCCGCGGCGCCACCTTCGGCGATCCGGCGAAGGTGGCCGAAGAGATCGTGCGGCACCGCGCGAGCCACGCCGAACGCCTCGACGTCTACCGCCAGATCGAAAAGCGCGACTTCCCCTCGCCCGCGGGCCTCCAGGGCCAGCACCTGCACCAGTACCTGGTCCTGCGCGGCGGCATCCGCGTCGAAGAGGGCCAGGTCGAGTGGTTCGACGAAGTCCTCGCCGCCCTCCACCACCCCAAGGACGCCTGA